From Streptomyces sp. Edi4, one genomic window encodes:
- a CDS encoding DNA polymerase III subunit delta' produces MTVWDDLVGQERVQEQLGAAARDADALVTAERSGQPRPEASKMTHAWLFTGPPGSGGPTAARAFAAALQCVSPDRALGGVPGCGFCDGCHTALIATHADVTVVTTEGLTIGVKQTRELVRGAQMSPSGGRWQVIIVEDADRFTEQAANAVLKAVEEPAPRTVWLLCAPSLEDVLPTIKSRCRHLTLRTPPVEAVADVLIRRDGIEPGAAYAAARATQGHIGRARRLATDASARARRAAVLKVPLRVDDVGGCLKAAQELVDTAAEDAKQMAEEVDVKETEELKAAMGQVAGGRMPRGTAGVMKELEDKQKRRKTRTQRDSLDLALTELTGFYRDVLALQLGTGVAIANEDVRDAVDRVARASGPERTLRRIESILACRDALDRNVAPLLAMEAMTLSLRTG; encoded by the coding sequence ATGACCGTGTGGGACGACCTGGTGGGCCAGGAACGCGTGCAGGAGCAGCTTGGTGCCGCCGCCCGGGACGCCGACGCGCTCGTCACCGCCGAGCGTTCCGGTCAGCCACGCCCCGAGGCGTCGAAGATGACGCACGCCTGGCTGTTCACCGGCCCGCCCGGCTCCGGCGGCCCCACCGCCGCCCGCGCCTTCGCGGCCGCCCTCCAGTGCGTCAGCCCGGACCGCGCGCTCGGCGGCGTACCGGGCTGCGGATTCTGCGACGGCTGTCATACGGCTCTGATCGCCACCCACGCCGATGTCACGGTGGTCACCACCGAAGGCCTCACCATTGGTGTCAAGCAGACCCGTGAGCTGGTGCGCGGTGCCCAGATGTCGCCGTCCGGCGGCCGCTGGCAGGTGATCATCGTCGAGGACGCCGACCGCTTCACCGAACAGGCGGCCAACGCCGTCCTCAAGGCCGTGGAGGAGCCCGCCCCGCGCACGGTGTGGCTGCTCTGCGCGCCCTCCCTGGAGGATGTGCTGCCCACCATCAAGTCCCGCTGCCGTCACCTCACCCTGCGCACACCGCCGGTCGAGGCGGTCGCCGATGTGCTGATCCGGCGCGACGGCATCGAGCCGGGGGCGGCGTACGCGGCGGCCCGTGCCACCCAGGGGCACATCGGCCGGGCCCGCCGCCTGGCCACCGACGCCTCGGCCCGGGCCCGGCGGGCCGCGGTCCTGAAGGTGCCGCTGCGGGTCGACGACGTGGGCGGTTGCCTCAAGGCCGCGCAGGAGCTGGTGGACACCGCGGCGGAGGATGCCAAGCAGATGGCCGAGGAGGTCGATGTCAAGGAGACCGAGGAGCTCAAGGCGGCGATGGGCCAAGTCGCCGGCGGGCGCATGCCACGGGGCACGGCCGGCGTGATGAAGGAGCTCGAGGACAAGCAGAAGCGCCGCAAGACCCGCACCCAGCGCGACAGCCTGGACCTCGCGCTCACCGAGCTGACCGGCTTCTACCGCGACGTTCTCGCGCTGCAACTGGGCACGGGGGTGGCGATCGCCAACGAGGACGTACGGGACGCGGTCGACCGGGTGGCCCGCGCCTCGGGCCCCGAGCGCACCCTGCGCCGCATCGAGTCGATCCTGGCCTGCCGCGACGCGCTCGACCGCAATGTGGCCCCTCTCCTGGCGATGGAGGCGATGACCTTGTCCCTCAGAACGGGCTGA
- the tmk gene encoding dTMP kinase codes for MTRGAEQHPSSEGSGGVSPISEALAADSRERAVRALLRIPTLRRLWSAQLVGGIGDVLAVLVTLLLGLQAALAQQSFGGGYRGAAFAVAAVLGARALATVLFGAVLLGPVSALTAPNGPLDRRWTMVGADGVRAALLIVAPLWIDWTPSHALLLILVTAFLVGVAERLWTVTKESAAPALLPAPPLEGAAVRPLPDHLGALRRLSLRTAFVAIPLGAAALLVAALISNLLGTGVDWFKLHQAALASYLAAGLFAASISVVALLELPDTQTPRARSPLEGLRRPSTGNGPDKGRTGALPLLVLASASVAGAIAAAASVAVLHAVDLGGGPAAFALLVLALTGGTVLGIRGAAKVLPVLSRRRLLSFAVTVTGVALLAMGLVPDLATVLFIALVAGVAAGVAANTGHVLIDQETEEYRRARVGDHLQAVVRVSVGLGAIVAPLLAAAIGSHRVESGSFVFAHGGAGFTLMLVGALLLPLAAVVLAKADDRQGVPLRRDLVDALRGADPEQLPAATGFFIAIEGGDGAGKSTQAEALAEWIRAKGHEVVVTREPGATPVGKRLRSILLDVSSAGLSNRAEALLYAADRAEHVDSLVRPALERGAIVISDRYIDSSVAYQGAGRDLSPTEIARINRWATGGLVPNLTVLLDVSPEAARERFTEAPDRLESEPPEFHGRVRSGFLTLAAADPSRYLVVDAGQEPEAVTTVVRHRLDRMLPLSEAEIRAQEEARKKAEEEARKRAEEEAARKAEEERLERERQAQLAKLRAEEEERKRRELEEARRLEEERKAEEARRRAEEARRLAEEERVRREAEEKAREAEQERLRKQAEEEAKLRAEAEARRLEKQRKAEAALLRAEEARRLAESAAAAAAKAAARETGAGATTASRSTGPAGSGSRGPADGTGDAGPSGPASESESEVTVTTPVISPNEVTQPVPVAEPDEVTQPVPVAEPEPRDATGAAGAPAGRGSDAEETTVLPSVQDPAAGRARGTGRNTDRNAGRRAPRDAEETAVLPPVRDAEETTVLPAVRGGDPADRVPPGLFRDEHGAGHHDDGGNERTRELPQIDPATGKERPRPRPEWAEETPLDDLPSLADELLGPHEGDEDNPRGGRRR; via the coding sequence ATGACGCGAGGAGCCGAGCAGCACCCAAGCTCTGAAGGATCAGGGGGAGTGAGTCCCATCTCCGAAGCCCTGGCAGCGGATTCACGCGAACGGGCGGTACGCGCCCTCTTGCGCATCCCCACGCTGCGGCGATTGTGGAGCGCGCAGCTCGTGGGCGGGATCGGCGACGTGCTCGCCGTGCTCGTCACGCTGCTGCTCGGGTTGCAGGCCGCGCTGGCCCAGCAGTCCTTCGGGGGTGGTTACCGGGGGGCGGCGTTCGCCGTCGCCGCGGTGCTGGGAGCCAGGGCGCTCGCGACGGTGCTCTTCGGCGCCGTGCTGCTCGGCCCGGTCTCCGCGCTCACCGCGCCGAACGGCCCGCTCGACCGGCGCTGGACCATGGTTGGCGCCGACGGCGTCCGGGCCGCGCTCCTGATCGTCGCCCCGCTGTGGATCGACTGGACGCCGTCCCACGCCCTGCTCCTCATCCTTGTCACCGCCTTCCTCGTGGGCGTCGCCGAACGGCTCTGGACGGTCACCAAGGAGAGCGCGGCGCCCGCGCTGCTGCCCGCGCCGCCCCTGGAGGGCGCCGCCGTCCGGCCGTTGCCCGACCATCTCGGCGCGCTGCGGCGCCTGTCACTGCGTACGGCCTTCGTGGCGATCCCCCTGGGCGCGGCGGCCCTGCTCGTCGCGGCCCTCATCAGCAACCTGCTGGGCACGGGCGTCGACTGGTTCAAACTGCACCAGGCCGCGCTCGCCTCCTACCTCGCCGCCGGGCTCTTCGCCGCGTCGATCTCCGTCGTCGCCCTGCTCGAACTCCCGGACACCCAGACGCCGCGCGCCCGTTCACCTCTGGAGGGGCTGCGCAGGCCCAGTACCGGCAACGGCCCCGACAAGGGACGCACCGGCGCGCTGCCGCTTCTGGTGCTCGCGTCCGCCTCGGTCGCCGGCGCCATCGCCGCGGCCGCGTCCGTGGCCGTGCTGCACGCCGTGGACCTGGGCGGCGGCCCGGCCGCGTTCGCCCTGCTCGTCCTCGCCCTGACCGGCGGCACGGTGCTCGGCATCCGTGGCGCCGCCAAGGTCCTTCCAGTGCTCTCGCGCCGACGGCTGCTGTCGTTCGCCGTCACGGTCACCGGGGTCGCGCTGCTGGCCATGGGCCTGGTGCCCGACCTCGCGACGGTTTTGTTCATCGCGCTGGTCGCGGGCGTCGCCGCCGGTGTCGCCGCCAACACCGGGCACGTACTGATCGACCAGGAGACCGAGGAGTACCGCAGGGCGCGCGTCGGCGACCACCTCCAGGCGGTCGTACGGGTCTCGGTCGGACTCGGCGCCATCGTCGCGCCGCTGCTCGCCGCGGCCATCGGCAGCCACCGGGTCGAGTCGGGCTCATTCGTCTTCGCGCACGGCGGCGCCGGGTTCACACTCATGCTGGTCGGCGCGTTGCTGTTGCCGCTGGCCGCCGTCGTGCTCGCGAAGGCGGACGACCGCCAGGGCGTGCCACTGCGACGCGATCTGGTGGACGCGCTGCGCGGTGCCGACCCCGAGCAGCTTCCGGCCGCGACCGGATTCTTCATCGCCATCGAGGGCGGCGACGGGGCGGGCAAGTCCACGCAGGCCGAAGCGCTCGCCGAGTGGATCCGTGCCAAGGGCCACGAGGTCGTGGTGACCCGCGAGCCCGGCGCCACGCCGGTGGGCAAGCGGCTGCGTTCGATCCTGCTCGACGTGTCGTCGGCGGGCCTGTCCAACCGCGCCGAGGCGCTGCTGTACGCGGCCGACCGCGCGGAGCACGTCGATTCGCTGGTGCGCCCCGCCCTTGAGCGTGGCGCCATCGTCATCTCGGACCGCTACATCGACTCCTCCGTCGCCTACCAGGGGGCCGGTCGTGATCTGTCTCCGACCGAAATCGCCCGGATCAACCGGTGGGCAACTGGCGGTCTTGTACCGAATTTGACCGTTCTGCTCGATGTTTCGCCCGAAGCGGCTCGTGAGCGCTTCACCGAGGCGCCCGACCGGCTCGAGTCGGAGCCGCCCGAGTTCCACGGCCGGGTCAGGTCGGGCTTCCTCACCCTCGCCGCAGCCGACCCCTCCCGCTATCTGGTGGTCGACGCGGGCCAGGAGCCCGAGGCCGTCACCACGGTCGTACGCCACCGGCTCGACCGGATGCTGCCGCTCTCCGAGGCCGAGATCAGGGCCCAGGAGGAGGCGCGCAAGAAGGCCGAGGAAGAGGCCAGGAAGCGCGCCGAGGAAGAGGCCGCGCGCAAGGCGGAGGAAGAGCGTCTGGAGCGCGAGCGCCAGGCTCAGCTCGCCAAGCTGCGCGCCGAGGAAGAGGAGCGCAAGCGGCGCGAGCTGGAGGAGGCGCGTCGCTTGGAGGAGGAGCGCAAGGCGGAGGAGGCCCGCCGACGGGCCGAGGAGGCCAGGCGGCTCGCCGAGGAGGAGCGGGTCAGGCGCGAGGCCGAGGAGAAGGCGCGCGAGGCCGAGCAGGAACGCCTGCGCAAGCAGGCGGAGGAAGAGGCGAAGCTGCGGGCCGAGGCGGAGGCGCGCCGCCTGGAGAAGCAGCGCAAGGCCGAGGCGGCGCTGCTGCGTGCCGAGGAGGCCCGTCGCCTGGCGGAGTCCGCCGCGGCGGCGGCGGCCAAGGCGGCCGCCAGGGAGACCGGGGCCGGCGCGACGACGGCGTCCCGTTCGACGGGCCCGGCCGGCTCGGGTTCGCGGGGTCCGGCCGACGGGACAGGCGACGCCGGCCCGTCCGGCCCGGCGTCCGAATCGGAGTCCGAGGTCACCGTGACCACTCCGGTCATCAGCCCCAACGAGGTGACCCAGCCGGTGCCGGTCGCCGAACCCGACGAGGTCACCCAGCCCGTGCCGGTGGCCGAGCCGGAGCCGCGCGACGCGACGGGCGCCGCCGGGGCCCCGGCCGGACGCGGCAGCGACGCCGAGGAGACCACCGTGCTGCCGTCGGTGCAGGACCCGGCGGCGGGCAGGGCGCGCGGCACCGGCCGGAACACGGACCGGAACGCCGGGCGCCGGGCCCCGCGCGACGCCGAGGAGACGGCGGTGCTGCCTCCGGTGCGCGACGCCGAGGAGACGACGGTACTGCCCGCGGTGCGCGGCGGCGATCCGGCGGACCGGGTGCCGCCCGGCCTGTTCCGCGACGAGCACGGCGCGGGCCACCACGATGACGGAGGCAACGAGCGCACCCGCGAGCTGCCCCAGATCGATCCGGCCACCGGCAAGGAGCGCCCGCGCCCCCGTCCGGAGTGGGCGGAGGAGACCCCTCTGGATGACCTGCCCTCGCTGGCGGACGAGCTCCTGGGTCCGCACGAGGGCGACGAGGACAACCCGCGGGGCGGGCGGCGCCGCTGA
- the topA gene encoding type I DNA topoisomerase — MSPTSETAKGGRRLVIVESPAKAKTIKGYLGPGYVVEASVGHIRDLPNGAAEVPEKYTGEVRRLGVDVEHDFQPIYVVNADKKAQVRKLKELLAESDELFLATDEDREGEAIAWHLQEVLKPKVPVHRMVFHEITKDAIRDAVANPRELNQRMVDAQETRRILDRLYGYEVSPVLWKKVMPRLSAGRVQSVATRLVVERERERIAFRSAEYWDLTGTFATGRTGDASDPSTLVARLNTVDGRRVAQGRDFGPDGQLKSDVLHLDEANARALAAALADSSFAVRSVESKPYRRSPYAPFRTTTLQQEASRKLGFGAKATMQVAQKLYENGFITYMRTDSTTLSDTAITAARAQVTQLYGADYLPDKPRTYAGKVKNAQEAHEAIRPSGDRFRTPAETGLTGDQFRLYELIWKRTVASQMKDAVGNSVTVKIAGRASDGRQAEFSASGKTITFHGFMKAYVEGADDPNAELDDRERRLPQVAEGDALSSQEISVDGHATKPPARYTEASLVKELEEREIGRPSTYASIIGTILDRGYVFKKGTALVPSFLSFAVVNLLEKHFGRLVDYDFTAKMEDDLDRIARGEAQAVPWLKRFYFGEGDAATAGAASSAGNGDGDHLGGLKELVTDLGAIDAREISSFPVGEGIVLRVGRYGPYVERGEKDAEGHQRADVPEDLAPDELTVAYAEELLAKPSGDFELGVDPVSGHQIVAKDGRYGPYVTEILPEGTPKTGKNAVKPRTASLFKSMSLDTVTLDDALKLMSLPRVVGVDAEDVEITAQNGRYGPYLKKGTDSRSLESEDQLFSITLEEALAIYAQPKQRGRAAAKPPLKELGVDPVSEKPVVVKDGRFGPYVTDGETNATLRTADSVEEITPERGFELLAEKRAKGPAKKTAKKAPAKKTAAKKATTAKKAPAKKTAAAKKTTTAKTAAAKKAPAKKAVAKKAAPSE; from the coding sequence TTGTCCCCGACCAGCGAGACCGCAAAGGGCGGCCGCCGACTCGTCATCGTCGAGTCTCCTGCCAAGGCGAAGACGATCAAGGGCTACCTCGGCCCCGGTTATGTCGTCGAGGCGAGCGTCGGGCACATCCGCGACCTGCCGAACGGCGCCGCCGAGGTGCCCGAGAAGTACACCGGCGAAGTGCGCCGGCTCGGCGTGGACGTCGAACACGACTTCCAGCCGATCTATGTCGTCAACGCCGACAAGAAGGCGCAGGTCAGGAAGCTCAAGGAGCTCTTGGCCGAGTCCGACGAACTGTTCCTCGCCACCGATGAGGACCGCGAGGGCGAAGCCATCGCGTGGCACCTTCAGGAAGTCCTGAAGCCCAAGGTCCCCGTCCACCGGATGGTCTTCCACGAGATCACCAAGGACGCCATCCGGGACGCCGTCGCCAACCCCCGCGAGCTCAACCAGCGCATGGTCGACGCCCAGGAGACCCGCCGCATCCTCGACCGCCTCTACGGCTACGAGGTCTCGCCGGTCCTGTGGAAGAAGGTCATGCCGCGGCTGTCCGCCGGGCGCGTCCAGTCGGTGGCCACCCGACTTGTCGTGGAGCGGGAACGCGAGCGCATCGCGTTTCGTTCTGCTGAGTACTGGGACCTGACCGGGACGTTCGCGACCGGCCGGACGGGCGACGCCTCCGACCCGTCCACGCTGGTGGCCCGGCTCAACACGGTCGACGGCCGGCGCGTCGCGCAGGGCCGCGACTTCGGTCCCGACGGACAACTCAAGAGCGATGTCCTGCACCTGGACGAGGCCAACGCGCGAGCCCTGGCCGCCGCGCTCGCCGACTCCTCCTTCGCCGTGCGCTCGGTGGAGTCCAAGCCCTACCGCCGCTCGCCGTACGCCCCGTTCCGTACGACGACGCTCCAGCAGGAGGCCTCGCGCAAGCTGGGCTTCGGTGCGAAGGCGACCATGCAGGTTGCCCAGAAGCTGTACGAGAACGGCTTCATCACCTATATGCGTACGGACTCCACGACGCTGTCCGACACAGCCATCACGGCCGCCCGGGCCCAGGTGACTCAGCTGTACGGCGCCGACTACCTGCCGGACAAGCCGCGTACGTACGCCGGGAAGGTCAAGAACGCGCAGGAGGCGCACGAGGCGATCCGTCCTTCGGGTGATCGTTTCCGCACCCCGGCCGAGACCGGTCTGACCGGCGACCAGTTCCGGCTCTACGAGCTGATCTGGAAGCGGACCGTCGCTTCCCAGATGAAGGACGCGGTCGGCAACTCGGTGACCGTGAAGATCGCGGGCCGGGCGAGCGACGGCCGGCAGGCCGAGTTCAGCGCGTCCGGCAAGACGATCACCTTCCACGGCTTCATGAAGGCCTACGTCGAGGGCGCGGACGACCCGAATGCCGAGCTCGACGACCGCGAGCGCCGGCTGCCGCAGGTGGCCGAGGGCGACGCCCTGTCGTCCCAGGAGATCTCGGTGGACGGCCACGCGACCAAGCCGCCGGCCCGCTACACCGAGGCCTCACTGGTCAAGGAGCTGGAAGAGCGCGAGATCGGGCGTCCTTCCACGTACGCCTCGATCATCGGCACGATCCTGGACCGCGGCTATGTCTTCAAGAAGGGCACGGCGCTCGTCCCGTCCTTCCTGAGCTTCGCCGTGGTCAACCTCCTGGAGAAGCACTTCGGGCGGCTCGTCGACTACGACTTCACCGCCAAGATGGAGGACGACCTCGACCGCATCGCGCGCGGCGAGGCCCAGGCCGTGCCGTGGCTGAAGCGCTTCTACTTCGGCGAGGGCGACGCGGCCACGGCCGGCGCCGCCTCCTCCGCGGGCAACGGCGACGGCGACCACCTGGGCGGGCTCAAGGAGCTCGTCACCGACCTCGGCGCCATCGACGCCCGTGAGATCTCCTCCTTCCCGGTCGGCGAGGGGATCGTGCTCCGCGTCGGGCGCTACGGCCCCTATGTCGAGCGCGGCGAGAAGGACGCCGAGGGCCACCAGCGTGCCGACGTCCCCGAGGACCTGGCGCCCGACGAGCTGACCGTCGCGTACGCCGAGGAGCTGCTCGCCAAGCCGAGCGGCGACTTCGAGCTGGGCGTGGACCCGGTGAGCGGCCACCAGATCGTCGCCAAGGACGGGCGCTATGGCCCGTACGTCACCGAGATCCTGCCGGAGGGCACGCCGAAGACGGGCAAGAACGCGGTCAAGCCGCGTACCGCCTCGCTCTTCAAGTCGATGTCCCTGGACACGGTGACCCTCGACGACGCCCTCAAGCTGATGTCGCTGCCGCGCGTCGTCGGTGTGGATGCCGAGGACGTCGAGATCACCGCGCAGAACGGGCGCTACGGCCCGTATCTGAAGAAGGGCACCGACTCGCGCTCCCTGGAGAGCGAGGACCAGCTCTTCTCCATCACGCTCGAAGAAGCCCTCGCGATCTACGCCCAGCCCAAGCAGCGTGGGCGCGCGGCCGCCAAGCCCCCGCTCAAGGAGCTCGGCGTCGACCCGGTCAGCGAGAAGCCGGTCGTGGTGAAGGACGGCCGCTTCGGCCCGTACGTCACCGACGGCGAGACCAACGCGACGCTCAGGACCGCCGACAGCGTCGAGGAGATCACGCCCGAGCGCGGCTTCGAGCTGCTGGCCGAGAAGCGGGCCAAGGGCCCGGCCAAGAAGACGGCGAAGAAGGCTCCGGCCAAGAAGACCGCCGCCAAGAAGGCCACCACCGCCAAGAAGGCCCCGGCCAAGAAGACGGCGGCCGCGAAGAAGACGACCACGGCCAAGACGGCCGCGGCGAAGAAGGCCCCGGCCAAGAAGGCGGTCGCCAAGAAGGCCGCGCCGTCGGAGTAG
- a CDS encoding methyltransferase: MSTTSLPASGHAARLRDALLAAAFTADGLLDLLGAPAYAALARSETVPALRATRGGAPLDTLVRLFLLQRPVAAESARAALPLDEALTDGWVVRSGDEVRATVDVRPYGGPEGQDWFIVSDLGCAVGGAGGASGRDEAMVLGVGGASTTLAGITVRRPVGSALDLGTGSGIQALHAAQHATRVTATDLNPRALGFTRLTLALSGAPEAELLTGSLYEPVGEERYDLIVSNPPFVISPGARLTYRDGGMGGDDLCRTLVQQAGERLNPGGYAQFLANWQHVEGEEWQDRLRSWVPSGCDAWIVQREVQDITQYAELWLRDAGDHHSDPARYAERYEAWLDEFEARKSRAVGFGWITLRRTDSERPSIVAEEWPHPVEQPLGETVRAHFERHDYLRRHDDAALLADRFRLAEEVVQEQVGLPGAEDPEHVVLRQNRGMRRATKVDTVGAGFAGVCDGELPAGRILDAIAQLIEEDPVLLRDRTPDSIRTLVEQGFLEPVGE; this comes from the coding sequence GTGAGTACGACCAGCCTTCCCGCGTCCGGTCACGCAGCCCGCCTGCGCGACGCCCTGCTCGCCGCCGCCTTCACCGCCGACGGCCTGCTCGACCTGCTCGGCGCGCCCGCGTACGCCGCGCTGGCCCGCAGCGAGACCGTCCCCGCCCTGCGCGCGACCCGCGGCGGGGCGCCGCTCGACACGCTGGTGCGGCTCTTCCTGCTCCAGCGGCCCGTCGCGGCCGAGAGCGCCCGCGCCGCCCTGCCGCTGGACGAGGCGCTGACGGACGGCTGGGTGGTCCGGTCGGGCGACGAGGTGCGGGCCACGGTCGATGTCCGGCCCTACGGCGGCCCCGAGGGGCAGGACTGGTTCATCGTCTCCGACCTGGGCTGCGCGGTCGGCGGCGCCGGAGGGGCGAGCGGTCGCGACGAGGCCATGGTGCTCGGTGTCGGCGGCGCCTCCACGACGCTGGCCGGCATCACGGTCCGCCGGCCCGTGGGCTCGGCCCTCGACCTGGGCACCGGCTCCGGCATCCAGGCGCTGCACGCCGCCCAGCACGCCACCCGGGTCACCGCGACCGACCTGAACCCCCGAGCCCTCGGCTTCACCCGGCTCACCCTCGCCCTGTCCGGCGCGCCGGAGGCCGAGCTGCTGACGGGTTCGCTGTACGAGCCGGTGGGTGAGGAGCGGTACGACCTGATCGTCTCCAACCCGCCGTTCGTCATCTCCCCCGGCGCCCGGCTCACTTACCGCGACGGCGGCATGGGCGGGGACGATCTGTGCCGCACCCTCGTTCAGCAGGCGGGGGAACGGCTCAACCCCGGCGGGTACGCCCAGTTCCTGGCCAACTGGCAGCACGTCGAGGGCGAGGAGTGGCAGGACCGCCTGCGCTCGTGGGTCCCCAGCGGGTGCGACGCCTGGATCGTGCAGCGCGAGGTCCAGGACATCACCCAGTACGCCGAGTTGTGGCTGCGCGACGCGGGAGACCACCACAGCGACCCGGCGCGCTACGCGGAGCGGTACGAGGCGTGGCTCGACGAGTTCGAGGCACGCAAGAGCAGGGCGGTCGGCTTCGGCTGGATCACCCTGCGCCGCACCGACAGCGAGCGGCCGTCCATCGTGGCCGAGGAGTGGCCGCACCCGGTGGAGCAGCCGCTGGGCGAGACCGTAAGGGCCCACTTCGAACGGCACGACTATCTGCGCCGGCACGACGACGCGGCGCTGCTGGCCGACCGGTTCCGCCTGGCCGAGGAGGTGGTGCAGGAGCAGGTGGGTCTTCCGGGCGCCGAGGACCCGGAGCATGTGGTGCTGCGGCAGAACCGCGGCATGCGCCGGGCCACGAAGGTGGACACGGTCGGCGCCGGATTCGCGGGTGTCTGCGACGGGGAGCTGCCCGCCGGGCGGATTCTGGACGCGATCGCCCAGCTGATCGAGGAGGACCCGGTGCTGCTGCGCGATCGTACGCCGGACTCCATCCGGACCTTGGTGGAGCAGGGGTTCCTGGAGCCGGTGGGGGAGTAG
- a CDS encoding small secreted protein produces the protein MNKKLAAALSGGAVLMLTLSGCSDDSSKKVDSWAKTFCDTAQPQFKKITDANAAIQAQTRDDSKPADVQKTDSTAFQQISDAYKALGAAVDKAGAPPVKDGAATQQQAVKDLNASSVAYANLKKKVDALDAGDQAGFAKGLQDIATEFGKTSSTGDESLKKLEAGDVGKAMRKQPSCQKQTPSSPAPSGSGAGAPADKSAAPSQSASPSGSASPAASASPAGSASPAGSASPSASQSAKS, from the coding sequence GTGAACAAGAAGCTTGCGGCCGCACTGTCCGGCGGTGCGGTACTGATGCTGACGTTGTCGGGCTGCAGCGACGACTCCAGCAAGAAGGTCGACAGCTGGGCGAAGACCTTCTGCGACACGGCCCAGCCCCAGTTCAAGAAGATCACTGACGCCAACGCGGCCATTCAGGCGCAGACGCGCGACGACAGCAAGCCCGCCGACGTGCAGAAGACCGACTCGACTGCCTTCCAGCAGATCTCGGACGCCTACAAGGCGCTGGGCGCGGCCGTCGACAAGGCCGGCGCTCCGCCGGTCAAGGACGGCGCCGCCACCCAGCAGCAGGCCGTCAAGGACCTGAACGCCTCATCCGTGGCGTACGCGAACCTCAAGAAGAAGGTCGACGCGCTCGACGCCGGGGACCAGGCCGGGTTCGCCAAGGGCCTCCAGGACATCGCGACCGAGTTCGGCAAGACCAGCTCGACGGGTGATGAGTCCCTGAAGAAGCTGGAGGCCGGCGACGTCGGCAAGGCCATGCGCAAGCAGCCTTCCTGCCAGAAGCAGACGCCGTCCTCCCCGGCGCCCTCCGGTTCGGGCGCGGGAGCGCCCGCCGACAAGTCCGCCGCGCCCTCCCAGTCGGCGTCCCCCTCGGGTTCGGCGTCGCCCGCCGCTTCGGCCTCCCCGGCCGGTTCCGCCTCCCCGGCCGGTTCCGCCTCGCCTTCGGCGTCGCAGAGCGCCAAGTCGTAG